In Deltaproteobacteria bacterium, the DNA window AGGCTGTGAGGGAAGACGCCAGACAGCTCTGGATCACGGCCGACCATTCCAGATTTCCGCTTCTTAAGGAAGAGTTCGGCACCGCTCCGGAAGTCACCAAAGCATGTCTCTCATGCCACAACGAGGCTGCTCTCCAGTTTCACAAGACCATCCACTGGACATGGATCGACCCCAACGACGAGACAGGAAAGACCGGCAAAGGCGGCCTGACCGTCAACAACTTCTGCATCAACATCCTCAGTAACGAGCCCCGCTGCACATCCTGCCATGCCGGATACGGATGGAGAGACAAGGACTTCGACTTTTCAAGCCAGCAGAACGTCGACTGTCTCGTCTGCCACGAGCAGACCGGCACCTACAAGAAATTCCCGACCATGGCCGGTTTCCCGGTCTCAGAACCAACGCCCTTCGACGGCAAGACCTTCGAGCCACCAAACTACAACGCCATTGCCCAGAGCGTGTCCCGGCCCACCCGGAACAACTGCGGAACCTGCCATTTCTACGGTGGCGGCGGGGATGCCGTGAAACATGGAGATCTCGATTCGTCCATGTTCAACCCGAGCAAGAACCTCGACGTCCACATGGGCATTGACGGTCAGAACTTCGACTGCGTCCGCTGCCACACCACCAGACTCCACCAGATCGCAGGCCGCATCTATTCCACCCCAGCCGTGGAGGAGCGCAAAAGCCTTCTTGAGGATGACCTGACCCCCAAGATCATGTGCGAGTCCTGCCATGGCGCCCATCCCCACAAGGCCAACTTCAAGGCCAACGACCACACCGACAAGGTCGCCTGCCAGGCCTGCCATATCCCAACCTTTGCCCGGGTCATCCCCACCAAGATGTGGTGGGACTGGTCCCTGGCCGGGGACACGAGCCGTCCGGTGACCAAGGACGAATTCGGCATGACCTCCTACGATCCCAAGAAGGGCGAGTTCCTTTGGGCCAAGGATGTTATTCCGGTATACCATTGGTTCAACGGAGCCATCGACACCCTGACCGCCGACCGGACCATCGACCCCTCAAGAGAAGTCAAGGTTTCCTGGCCCATGGGGGACATGAATGACCACAAATCAAGGATCATGCCCTTCAAGGTCCACCGGGGCAAGACACCCTACGACAAGGTCCGCAATAACATGGTCATTCCCAAGCTTTTCGGCCCCAAGGGCAGCGGGGCCTATTGGGCCGAATATGACTGGACCGTGGCCGTGGAAAAAGGCATGGCCTACGCTGGCCTGCCCTTCAGCGGCGAGGTTGGATTCGTCGAAACCTCCTACGTCTACCCCACTACCCACATGGTTGCCCCCAAGGAACAGACCTTGGCCTGCAAGGCCTGCCATTCACGAAACGGACGGTTGAACAATCTCGGCGGCTTCTACATGCCCGGGCGGGACACGGTCCGGGTTCTGGATGTCGGCGGTTGGTCCATTGTCGTGGCTTCCCTGGTCGGCGTGGCCCTGCATGCCCTGGGACGAGTGTTCTCCGGACGCTCCAAGAGAAAGGAGAATTGACATGAGTACAGGCAAAATGGTCAAAATTTATCTCTACACCCGGTTCGAACGCTTCTGGCACTGGTTGCAGGCTCTGCTCATATTCATGCTCCTGCTGACCGGATTCGAGGTTCATGGGACCTTTTCCCTCTTTGGTTTCCAGCGGGCGGTGGAACTGCATAACTTCTTCGGCCTGAGCTGGATCATCCTCTTCGTGTTCATCGTCTTCTGGGTCTTCACCACCGGCGAGTGGCGGCAATACATCCCCACCACCAAGAAGCTCTTCGCCGTCATGCGCTACTACTCCTCGGGCATCTTCAAAGGTGAACCACACCCGGTAAAAAAGTCCAGCCGTGCCAAGCACAACCCTCTCCAGCGTTTGACCTACCTTGGCTTGACGGCTGTGCTCCTGAGCCTGCAGATGTTCACCGGGTTCCTCTACTATATGTACAACGACTGGGCTGTCTGGGGCCTGAGCTTCCTGGGTCTCGGCTTCCTGGCCATCGTTCACCTAGCCTGCGCCTTTCTGATCCTGTCCTTTGTCGTCGTCCACATCTACATGACCACCACCGGGCACACCATCGGCGCCCATATCGCGGCCATGTTCAGCGGCTGGGAAGAAGTCGAGGAAGGCGAGGAAGAGGATTGGGAAATCAGACAGAGACGCTAACCACTCATCAACTCCATTCCAAGCATGGGAAAAAGGGGGGTTCTGCCGACGCAGTGCCCCCCTTGATCGGTCTGCCGCCTGTTCTGATTCTGTTTCAGAGAATCAAACCCGGTGATTCCAAGGTTTTGAACGCCAATCCTTATCTGTGATTCAGCACTTCCGCCAAGTGCGCTCCACTTTCTTGCGCCTTCAGCAATATATCTGAATGGGATTTTATACCACCACGGTCAAAGATTTCCATCACTGGAATCTCGGCGACAATTTCGTAGCCCAACGCTTCCAAAGGCAAACGCATGGCATCCAAAGCAAAGCCCATGTCTTTTTTATTATCCTGCTCGCCAATAGCCGCGATGACCGCCTTTCTCCCCTGTCCGGAAAGATGGCTGGACCATTGTCGAGGCCTTGTGTCATTAAATTCATAAAAACAATACAGACGGTCTATGAACGCCTTCATCCATGCCGTGATGTTGTAATTGTGCACGGGCGAGACGAGCACGAGCCCCCGGCTATCCAGCACTTCCGGATACAGTAACGTCATGCCGTCATGGAAGCGTGTGCAGATTTTTTCCGCACGGCATTTCTCGCACCCGATGCATGGCTCGTAACGGTAATCACGAAGGTGAACGCTTTTGGTTTCCTTTACGTGTTCTGCCGCTCCTCCCAGAATGGCCAGAAGGAGATGGTGAGAGTTGCCGAATTTTCTTGGGCTTCCTTCAATCCCCAGAACTTTATTAAAAATTTTCATCTTCAAAAAATGAATACTCCCGTTATTGTCGTCAAATACAGTGGTACTGCTCCTGTTTTAACTGCGTTTCAGACCCAGAAGCTGCCGGCAACCGTGCCTGCGACCAAAATCACACCCGTCAGCCATTGACATGGCCGAAAGGGGAAGGCCGGAGTCCAGGCCCATGGACCATCAAGATTTCTCGCCGACAGGGCCAGGGCCTGGTTCCATGATCCCGAAGCCATGACCCTAGTCACGGCCACGACCTGAGCCGAAGCCGACCGGAATCTTCCCAGAGCGGGCAACCTGACCCGGGATGCCTGGCGAACCTCGTGAGCAGCCTGCCGAATTCTCGGCAGTGTCTGAAGCATGACCCCCAGGCCCGCTCCGACCTTCCAGGCCCTGCTCCCGCACACAGGCCTCAGCATCCAGACCACGGCCGGCCCGACCTCGGCCATGCAAGTGGAACCGATCAGAATCCCCCCCCAGAGAAGAAGAAAAGTCATCCGAAGGGCGAGCAACCCGGCTCCCAGAGCCGAAGCTTCCAGCCCGATCCCGGAGTCGAGGATATCGAGACAGAACTTGACCGCCACCCAAAGGGCCAGAGAAACGATGATGGCCGCGGAAAACCCTGGCACAGACCGCCTCCGGCGAACCGCCAGGAAGAGCACAGACAATCCCAGAACCCAGCCTCCAAGCAGGTACGTCGGCATTCGCCAGACCATGATCCCGAAGAATACGGTCAAAAAAATCTTGATGCGGGGATCGAAACTCCTGAGAGCATCACTCTTCACGAATTGCAGTCCCCTTCCTTAACAGGATCGAGTGCCTTCTCGCTCCAGTCCCTGATCTTTCGCTCCTGGATCCAGGAGCAAGGGGGACGCACTCCGGCCTCCAGCGCCCTGTCCAAAACACGAGCTGGCTCTCCAGCCTCAAGAACACGGCCATTACTCAGAAGAACAAGGACGTCGGCCAGGTCGATCAACGGTTCGATGTCGTGACCGGTGACGACCTGGGTCAGCCCCGCCGTTCGCTGATCCCGGAGGATGGTCCGCATTTCAAGAATTCCGGGATAATCCAGTCCGCTCAAGGGCTCGTCCATGAGCAAAATCCGCTGGTCACCGAGCAAGGCTCCTGCAATGGCCAGGCGCTTTCGCTCCCCGCCCGACAGGGCATGGACGGGAGTCTCCCACGCCTTGGCCAGCCCGAACCGGGCCGCAGCGGCCCGGGCCCTCATCTCCAGAGACGCGGAAGGGAGCCCTGCTCCCCTGCCCCCCAGAATCAGGTCTTCACCCACGGTTCCGCCAAGAATCTGAACCCCTGGATCCTGAAAAACCAGGGCGCAGGATCTGCGACCTTCGGAACCGGGTCCGGAGGCCGGCCCCCCATTCACCGCGATCCGGCCCAGATCTGGCCGCAAAAGTCCGCAGGTTAGGAAAAGAGCCGTGGACTTGCCGCTTCCGTTAGACCCGGCCATGATGGCCAGAGTTCCCTTGGGGATGTGCAGATTGAGGCCCCGGAGGGCCAGTGCCCCTCCAGGATACCGGAGGTGAACGTCTTCGAAGAGGATCATTGGGGCGTCAGGTTTCGGCGGAAAAGCATCCTAGCTGCGGCAACGGCCAGGGTGAGCTTGATGGCCGCCCCGGGCAGGAAGGGCAGCAGGCCGACCTGAAGAGCCCGGGTCCAGCCGATGCTCAGGGTAAACTTGAGCCAGGGCACACCAAAGGAGTAAATGGCGGCCAGACCCAGAAAACCGAACAGGACAAGCCGGAAGAGTCCTGGCCTTTCCTGGCCTCTCCGGGCCAGTCCAGCCACGGCCGCACCGACCGCGAACCCGAATAGAAACCCGCCGGTGGGGCCGAACAAATGCCCAGGTCCGGCCCCGGCTCCGCTGAAGACGGGCAAACCGATCACTCCGGCCAAAAGGTAGAGGCCCACGGCCGCAGCCCCTCCTCCAGGGCCGAGGACGAACCCGACCAACAGAACAAACATGGTCTGCAGAGTCATGGGCACCGGCCCAAGATGAAACTGGACAAAAGTCCCAGCGGCGATGGCGGCCGCGCCCAGACCGGTCCAAACTAGGCGATGCATGGCCATGGCCGGAGATTCAGTCACGAATATCCTTCCTTGGAGACGGTGATCCGGCCGAGTTTCGCAAGGACCGCCTCGGTCAGAAGCGTCAGGGTTGACTTGTCCGTGGCAGAAATTGGGATACCATCTGGAAAATCGAGCTCAACTCTCCCTCGGCCTGCTTCATCCAAAAGATCCCACTTGTTCAAAACCAGGATCCTGGGGGCTTCACCGAGCCCAAGATCCTCGAGAATGCCGTTGACAGACTCTACATGCATGGATGCTTCGGGGTGACCGGCGTCGAGAACGTGGAGGAGGAGATCAGCCTCGGAAAGTTCCTCCAGTGTTGCCATGAATGCCTGTTTGAGCTCCTTGGGCAGGGCCCGGATGAACCCGACCGTATCCGTAAAAATCACTTCCCGATCTTCCGGGAATCGGAGCCTCCGACTGGTGGGGTCCAAAGTTGCGAAGAGCTTGTCCTCGGCCAAAACCTTGCTGTCTGTCAGGGTGTTCAGGAGGGTTGACTTGCCCGCGTTGGTGTAGCCGACCAGGCCGACGATGGGAACGTCGTCCCTGGTCCGCCGGGCCCGGACCGTCTTACGCTGCCGCCGCACCCCCTCCAGTTCCCGCTCCATGTGGGCGATCCGGTCCCGGATTTTCCGCCGGTCCAGTTCAAGACGGGTTTCGCCCGGCCCCCGGCCTCCGATGCCTCCGGCCAGACGGCTGAGCGCCCGGTTCTGACCGATGAGCCGGGGCAGGGTGTACTTGAGTTGGGCCATCTCCACTTGGAGCTTTCCGGCCCGGGTCGATGCATGTTGGGCGAAGATGTCCAGGATGAGCTGAGTCCGGTCGATGACCCGACGCTCTGTGATCAGGGACAGGTTCCTCATCTGGGTCGGGCTGAGTTCGGCATTAAAAATGACCAGTGAAGCATTCTTCTGCAGCAGGGCCACCTCCAGCTCGGCCAGTTTGCCCTTGCCCAGGATATGTCTAGGATTGACCGCCGTAACCCGCTGGATGAACGTCCCGGCCACATAAACCCCGGCCGTCTTGGCCAAGGCGGACAGCTCCAGGAGCTCCGTCTCCTGGGCCGCCCGGGGCCGAATGTCCACGCTGACGAGAAGGGCTCGCTCCGTGCCCGGATCAAGATCCAAGGTCTGGCCGGTTCTGGCCAATTCATCCTCAAGGGCCTCGGCCTGGGCCAGAAAGTCAAACTCCACCCGGCTCCAGGCCGTGGATTCGGAGACGCTGTAAGGCTTGTCGTCGGCGTTGGGAGGTAACAGGTGCGCCCATTGGGCCCGTG includes these proteins:
- a CDS encoding tetrathionate reductase family octaheme c-type cytochrome; the protein is MRMKKRWLRVGMAMAMALACCVPSAATAETEDTVAPGRQLARQAVREDARQLWITADHSRFPLLKEEFGTAPEVTKACLSCHNEAALQFHKTIHWTWIDPNDETGKTGKGGLTVNNFCINILSNEPRCTSCHAGYGWRDKDFDFSSQQNVDCLVCHEQTGTYKKFPTMAGFPVSEPTPFDGKTFEPPNYNAIAQSVSRPTRNNCGTCHFYGGGGDAVKHGDLDSSMFNPSKNLDVHMGIDGQNFDCVRCHTTRLHQIAGRIYSTPAVEERKSLLEDDLTPKIMCESCHGAHPHKANFKANDHTDKVACQACHIPTFARVIPTKMWWDWSLAGDTSRPVTKDEFGMTSYDPKKGEFLWAKDVIPVYHWFNGAIDTLTADRTIDPSREVKVSWPMGDMNDHKSRIMPFKVHRGKTPYDKVRNNMVIPKLFGPKGSGAYWAEYDWTVAVEKGMAYAGLPFSGEVGFVETSYVYPTTHMVAPKEQTLACKACHSRNGRLNNLGGFYMPGRDTVRVLDVGGWSIVVASLVGVALHALGRVFSGRSKRKEN
- a CDS encoding cytochrome B, with the protein product MSTGKMVKIYLYTRFERFWHWLQALLIFMLLLTGFEVHGTFSLFGFQRAVELHNFFGLSWIILFVFIVFWVFTTGEWRQYIPTTKKLFAVMRYYSSGIFKGEPHPVKKSSRAKHNPLQRLTYLGLTAVLLSLQMFTGFLYYMYNDWAVWGLSFLGLGFLAIVHLACAFLILSFVVVHIYMTTTGHTIGAHIAAMFSGWEEVEEGEEEDWEIRQRR
- a CDS encoding flavodoxin family protein produces the protein MKIFNKVLGIEGSPRKFGNSHHLLLAILGGAAEHVKETKSVHLRDYRYEPCIGCEKCRAEKICTRFHDGMTLLYPEVLDSRGLVLVSPVHNYNITAWMKAFIDRLYCFYEFNDTRPRQWSSHLSGQGRKAVIAAIGEQDNKKDMGFALDAMRLPLEALGYEIVAEIPVMEIFDRGGIKSHSDILLKAQESGAHLAEVLNHR
- a CDS encoding ABC transporter ATP-binding protein, which encodes MILFEDVHLRYPGGALALRGLNLHIPKGTLAIMAGSNGSGKSTALFLTCGLLRPDLGRIAVNGGPASGPGSEGRRSCALVFQDPGVQILGGTVGEDLILGGRGAGLPSASLEMRARAAAARFGLAKAWETPVHALSGGERKRLAIAGALLGDQRILLMDEPLSGLDYPGILEMRTILRDQRTAGLTQVVTGHDIEPLIDLADVLVLLSNGRVLEAGEPARVLDRALEAGVRPPCSWIQERKIRDWSEKALDPVKEGDCNS
- a CDS encoding biotin transporter BioY encodes the protein MTESPAMAMHRLVWTGLGAAAIAAGTFVQFHLGPVPMTLQTMFVLLVGFVLGPGGGAAAVGLYLLAGVIGLPVFSGAGAGPGHLFGPTGGFLFGFAVGAAVAGLARRGQERPGLFRLVLFGFLGLAAIYSFGVPWLKFTLSIGWTRALQVGLLPFLPGAAIKLTLAVAAARMLFRRNLTPQ
- the hflX gene encoding GTPase HflX, producing the protein MAAKLRGNLNGLKPSQIKSATRLYDRKFPNQGGFSLDQARELAKLTAWTSRQIGILVDRKGTPVMVIVGDHKGILIPELTRYRHSTGRLSGLRLVHTHLGDSLLSQEDLMDMVFLRLDSVCVLSVVDEEPARAQWAHLLPPNADDKPYSVSESTAWSRVEFDFLAQAEALEDELARTGQTLDLDPGTERALLVSVDIRPRAAQETELLELSALAKTAGVYVAGTFIQRVTAVNPRHILGKGKLAELEVALLQKNASLVIFNAELSPTQMRNLSLITERRVIDRTQLILDIFAQHASTRAGKLQVEMAQLKYTLPRLIGQNRALSRLAGGIGGRGPGETRLELDRRKIRDRIAHMERELEGVRRQRKTVRARRTRDDVPIVGLVGYTNAGKSTLLNTLTDSKVLAEDKLFATLDPTSRRLRFPEDREVIFTDTVGFIRALPKELKQAFMATLEELSEADLLLHVLDAGHPEASMHVESVNGILEDLGLGEAPRILVLNKWDLLDEAGRGRVELDFPDGIPISATDKSTLTLLTEAVLAKLGRITVSKEGYS